Proteins encoded within one genomic window of Setaria italica strain Yugu1 chromosome IV, Setaria_italica_v2.0, whole genome shotgun sequence:
- the LOC101762028 gene encoding uncharacterized protein LOC101762028, with protein MASISLSNCVLLHADGFHGNFLLRNATTAMAFTSRGTSIAASLSCPERPLLPTILFVECSGVDFTSEPPRIVRAVENIILFSVLIGPRLPDLSPCDYDYFVYRVGEVPSLQRLPSPLPTFQDEDAGLLLCGDDDFIVAALIATNKSGVYDLHRFDSRTWTWSQEVVPLVAPQAAFPFKITMNSIRLGYHLTSTVITIGGEGGTMGWVDLWRGILICDVLHRKPELRGVPLPVPMDLLTCNNGRGADIGGCGKSLRGIAVINQSLRFVHLEAIVSTTFKTLPTDSDSDEETAVPHSLMSDWVITTWSNSKMSTSWDDWIKDCEAKASHTTIQSKPKSKMLNSGLLSPEGANQVRALQNLWVSHPAPGINDDVVYLLARVRFRDPKAFVIALDARKNVLLGSAEFATEKKRGDGVMYFPSNISKYIAPEARVLPITKGDEDGWEESSLHEGTENVEFPSLPFAYPGLIV; from the exons ATGGCTAGCATCTCGCTCTCCAACTgcgtcctcctccacgccgaTGGCTTCCACGGCAACTTCTTACTCCGtaacgccaccaccgccatggccTTCACCAGTCGGGGGACCAGCATCGCGGCATCCTTAAGCTGCCCCGAGCGTCCGCTGCTCCCCACAATCCTCTTTGTGGAATGCTCGGGCGTTGACTTCACCAGCGAGCCCCCACGCATCGTCCGCGCGGTTGAAAACATCATCCTCTTCAGCGTTCTCATCGGCCCTCGCCTCCCAGACCTCTCGCCGTGCGACTACGACTACTTCGTCTACCGGGTCGGGGAGGTTCCGTCGCTTCAGCGGCTGCCGTCCCCGCTTCCCACCTTCCAAGACGAGGATGCAGGCCTCCTTCTCTGCGGGGACGACGACTTCATCGTCGCCGCGTTGATAGCTACAAACAAATCTGGCGTGTACGATCTCCACCGCTTCGACTCCAGGACTTGGACCTGGAGCCAGGAGGTGGTGCCATTGGTGGCGCCGCAGGCTGCGTTCCCCTTCAAGATCACCATGAACTCAATCCGGCTTGGTTACCATCTCACGTCCACCGTAATCACCATCGGAGGCGAAGGTGGCACGATGGGCTGGGTCGATCTCTGGCGTGGCATCCTGATCTGCGACGTGCTCCACCGGAAGCCCGAGCTCCGTGGTGTGCCCCTGCCGGTGCCGATGGACCTGCTGACATGCAACAATGGTCGGGGGGCTGACATAGGAGGCTGCGGAAAATCCCTCCGCGGGATTGCCGTCATCAATCAAAGCCTCAGGTTTGTTCATTTGGAAGCCATCGTCTCCACCACCTTCAAGACTCTGCCTACCGATAGCGACAGCGATGAAGAAACAGCCGTTCCTCACTCACTCATGTCTGACTGGGTGATCACGACATGGAGCAACTCCAAGATGAGTACCTCGTGGGATGACTGGATCAAGGACTGCGAGGCCAAAGCATCGCACACCACGATCCAGAGCAAGCCCAAGTCAAAGATGCTCAACTCTGGATTGCTGTCACCTGAAGGAGCAAATCAAGTGCGAGCCTTGCAGAACCTCTGGGTGTCCCACCCAGCTCCTGGCATCAATGATGATGTCGTTTACTTGCTTGCCAGAGTCAGATTCCGGGACCCGAAGGCATTCGTTATCGCTCTTGATGCGAGGAAGAATGTTCTGCTAGGCTCAGCTGAGTTTGCCACTGAAAAGAAACGCGGTGATGGCGTCATGTATTTCCCAAGTAACATCTCAAAGTATATCGCCCCAGAGGCTAGGGTTCTTCCTATTACCAAAG GTGATGAAGATGGCTGGGAGGAATCAAGCCTGCATGAAGGCACAGAAAATGTGGAGTTTCCTAGTTTACCATTCGCTTACCCTGGCTTGATTGTATGA
- the LOC101774605 gene encoding LOW QUALITY PROTEIN: uncharacterized protein LOC101774605 (The sequence of the model RefSeq protein was modified relative to this genomic sequence to represent the inferred CDS: inserted 1 base in 1 codon; deleted 2 bases in 1 codon) translates to MVQAFCCTAPIMSSMSKLAAAGDGPGWADLPRDLLESILARLPVPDRLRFPAVCTSWQSAAAFGSNAPLSPWLMLPFNPAARRGGGGGDARFMEARFLSLAEGRAYAIRQPAPAASGRVCVGTSPDGWLVTTDAFSELHLLNPVTGAQVQLPSVATLPFVDATRGADGRVESYNFRCFFPADDCDGEVLIPPATLAPDRLRYEVYDKAIVVSAPRRLASPSGETWGGYAVLLICQPLSRVAVARAGDAGWTLLDTPARCWVDAVRAAGADGAVYAMDTAGRVEAWDMDATTTNATPTPSRAIAPPCRCSARACAMLAACRRYLVELESGHLLHVHRLRGAAHAGYTWEPRPEYVEYTTTGVDSFEWKAGDDEACDLPQWSEVDGEAASRVLGARAVFLGKSASLCVPVDCSGSGGELRGNRVYFTDGSYXGAARDLLWKWPSPVWVFPSLAS, encoded by the exons ATGGTTCAAGCGTTCTGCTGCACGGCACCGATAATGTCTAGTATGAgcaagctcgccgccgccggcgacggcccgGGCTGGGCCGACCTCCCGCGCGACCTCCTCGAGTCCATCCTCGCCCGCCTCCCCGTGCCGGACCGCCTCCGCTTCCCCGCCGTCTGCACCTCGTGGCAGTCGGCCGCCGCCTTCGGAAGCAACGCGCCGCTGTCGCCGTGGCTCATGCTCCCCTTCAACCCGGCCGcacgc cggggcggcggtggcggtgacgCCAGGTTCATGGAGGCGCGGTTCCTGAGCCTGGCGGAGGGAAGGGCGTACGCCATCCGGcagccggcgcccgccgcctcggGCCGCGTCTGCGTCGGCACGTCGCCCGACGGGTGGCTTGTCACCACCGACGCCTTCTCGGAGCTGCATCTCCTGAACCCGGTCACCGGCGCGCAGGTCCAGCTGCCGTCCGTCGCCACGCTCCCGTTCGTCGACGCCACCCGCGGCGCGGACGGCCGTGTAGAAAGCTACAACTTCCGGTGCTTCTTCCCCGCCGACGACTGCGACGGCGAGGTGCTGATCCCACCGGCGACACTCGCGCCCGACAGGCTCCGGTACGAGGTCTACGACAAGGCCATCGTGGTGTCCGCGCCGCGGCGCCTGGCCTCGCCGTCGGGGGAGACCTGGGGCGGCTACGCCGTGCTGCTCATCTGCCAGCCCCTGTCCCGTGTCGCCGTCGCCCGAGCTGGGGACGCGGGATGGACCCTGCTCGACACGCCCGCCCGCTGCTGGGTCGACGCCGTGCGCGCGGCCGGAGCCGACGGAGCGGTCTACGCGATGGACACCGCGGGGCGCGTCGAGGCATGGGACATGGACGCTACGACGACGAACGCGACGCCGACGCCATCCAGGGCGATCgcgccgccgtgccgctgcTCGGCCCGCGCGTGCGCCATGTTGGCGGCGTGCCGCAGGTACCTCGTGGAGCTCGAGTCGGGGCACCTGCTCCATGTGCACCGgctccgcggcgcggcgcacgcgGGGTACACCTGGGAGCCCCGGCCGGAGTACGTCGAGTACACGACCACCGGCGTCGACTCCTTCGAGTGgaaggccggcgacgacgaagcATGTGACCTTCCCCAGTGGTCGGAGGTGGACGGCGAGGCCGCTAGCCGCGTCCTGGGCGCGCGCGCTGTGTTCCTGGGTAAGAGCGCGTCGCTGTGCGTCCCGGTGGactgcagcggcagcggcggcgagctgaGGGGCAACCGCGTGTACTTCACCGACGGGAGCT cgggcgcggcgcgggaccTGCTCTGGAAGTGGCCGTCCCCGGTGTGGGTGTTCCCTTCGCTCGCTAGCTGA
- the LOC101762448 gene encoding uncharacterized protein LOC101762448, giving the protein MEEESFYVTMHFDPVKGQKNIHKATEWLERKLSELDECGDKGKKKKKTPINIVKKVEEEIEVPKSATSASGGIKQKEEVPEPETSGHDPSISHASPPEKEDEEAKPPTIADRFLVFLSEFQVGGSAPLYEGVVAGMKSINLFMLHVPFSFIQQYDGELAIEIQDGYPSMKNELRQSVISYLVNHGFDKKDATVHAQLEIIALPEPKSIQKFISFVEDNEMVRPYELYNNTWDNATTPAARSMGLGYINHMFDKFDMGKCWGKGDNEWDVRNMEVRSNGKEFVINKEADEEATQDLVVHNLLKLFQIIHPRFQGKTVNRLPVFFDSLHADILSAPDPKGDRQTWNRYAKMMRSALALKAPLVRSGLVTNVYRVLSLRLLLEPSNLFALTKKLRDDWRSSARTLEPFLQVYSYRNDVSDQFARDKWENSHWDVVKYSRHFIEHVLLYLKSKSLLHDIAIVEMMISRCLERHIARSIRAIVMEYGVEGMLSTAWGCFEGSECMTMPLQILSQVSIDAVAKEGENEEDVISSEERLVIHVCGSKSGGLMVYSELGRTYNPSDDLASEESNGLPAAPIVRNLSLAGLKDFLEQKGFKVKSSSDGLQREEYILVAKIVRPEERSNRDAPEVRVEGVFSDEYQALFLNVSMWLSSSDNQRSET; this is encoded by the exons ATGGAAGAAGAGAGCTTCTATGTTACCATGCATTTTGATCCAGTCAAGGGGCAAAAAAATATCCACaag GCTACTGAGTGGTTGGAAAGGAAGCTGTCAGAACTGGATGAGTGTGGTGAcaaagggaagaaaaagaagaagactccAATAAACATCGTAAAGAAAGTGGAGGAAGAGATAGAGGTTCCCAAGTCAGCAACATCGGCATCTGGGGGGATAAAGCAAAAGGAAGAGGTACCTGAGCCAGAAACATCTGGACACGATCCTTCTATTTCTCATGCGTCCCCGCCTgagaaagaagatgaagaagcgAAGCCACCAACAATTGCAGACCGTTTTCTTGTGTTTCTGTCAGA GTTTCAAGTTGGTGGCAGTGCTCCTCTTTATGAAGGTGTCGTAGCAGGAATGAAATCTATTAATCTGTTCATGTTGCATGTCCCATTTTCGTTTATTCAACAGTATGATGGAGAACTTGCTATAGAAATCCAGGATGGGTACCCCAG CATGAAAAATGAACTGCGACAATCTGTCATCTCCTACCTTGTGAATCACGGTTTTGACAAGAAGGATGCAACAGTGCATGCACAACTTGAAATAATTGCTTTGCCAGAACCTAAAAG CATCCAAAAGTTTATCAGCTTTGTTGAAGATAATGAAATGGTTCGTCCATACGAACTGTACAACAATACATGGGACAATGCAACAACACCAGCTGCAAGGAGTATGGGACTAGGCTACATAAATCACATGTTTGATAAGTTTGACATGGGTAAATGTTGGGGCAAAGGGGACAATGAATGGGATGTGAGAAACATGGAAGTCAGGAGCAATGGGAAAGAATTTGTTATCAACAAAGAAGCTGATGAGGAAGCAACTCAAGATCTTGTTGTGCACAACTTGCTAAAGTTATTTCAAATAATACATCCTCGCTTTCAAGGCAAGACTGTCAATCGCCTCCCTGTGTTTTTTGACAGTTTGCATGCTGATATTCTTTCAGCACCCGATCCAAAGGGTGACCGCCAAACCTGGAATAGGTATGCAAAAATGATGAGATCAGCTCTTGCACTGAAAGCGCCATTAGTAAGGTCCGGACTGGTTACCAATGTCTATAGAGTGCTCTCTTTGCGACTCTTACTAGAGCCTTCAAACCTTTTTGCACTTACAAAGAAGCTTAGAGATGATTGGCGTTCGTCTGCTAGAACCCTTGAACCATTCTTACAAGTATACAGTTACAGAAACGATGTGTCCGATCAATTCGCCCGTGATAAATGGGAAAACAGCCACTGGGATGTTGTGAAATATTCTCGGCACTTTATTGAGCATGTTCTTCTTTACTTAAAG AGTAAGTCGTTGCTTCATGACATTGCTATTGTGGAGATGATGATCTCAAGATGCCTTGAGAGACATATTGCGAGGTCAATTCGAGCCATTGTCATGGAATATGGCGTAGAAGGAAT GTTGTCCACTGCATGGGGTTGTTTTGAAGGTTCCGA ATGCATGACCATGCCTCTGCAAATACTTTCCCAAGTTAGCATTGACGCTGTCGCTAAAGAGGGTGAAAACGAGGAAGACGTGATCTCTTCTGAAG AGCGACTTGTGATTCATGTTTGTGGAAGCAAG TCAGGTGGGCTTATGGTGTACTCAGAACTTGGGAGGACATACAACCCCTCAGATGATTTGGCTTCCGAGGAGTCGAATGGTTTACCGGCTGCTCCAATTGTCCGGAATCTATCTTTGGCTGGGCTCAAGGATTTCCTGGAACAGAAAGGGTTCAAG GTTAAATCATCAAGCGATGGTTTACAGCGAGAGGAGTACATCTTGGTTGCTAAGATTGTTAGGCCGGAAGAAAGG AGTAACAGGGATGCGCCAGAGGTGCGTGTCGAAGGTGTGTTCTCTGATGAGTACCAAGCCTTATTCTTGAACGTTAGTATGTGGCTGTCATCTTCTGATAACCAGAGATCAGAAACGTAG